tttatttgatttgattagaGCTATACATTCGTGGGGGCCAAGAAAGGCTATCTGCACCTGAAAATGAACCTCAACTTGAGGAATTATTCATATACGGATGAATTCTGATCGAAGGTtatgaaatatggaaaaaattgaTATATAAATTACTTTCTAGTGAAATACTCGACAACAAAAACcttgaaatagaaatagaaagaGTCCTCCCAGCAGATAAATGAATTAACTTACTTTGTGTTTATCCAGGAGTTTGTAAAATCTAGAAACATCGAAAGGCATTGGTAGAATCCTTGGACTTCCGGTTAATATACAATACCCTAGAAGTATAACTCCTGATATCCAATAGAAAGATGTATAGGACAATAGCACATCGTTCAAATTGCAAGTAACcctaaaaataccaaatatttgAAGACAGAGAGAGATGAGGGGAAAAATATCATTGGGGTAGCCAATTAATAAAGATATTCTTTACTACTTACGAAGCATACACGATTTGgtacaataaattgaaatgacTCAAGCATATAGCTTTGGGGTAACCAGATGTGCCACTACTGAAAAATATCGCACAGTTTTCCCTCATCGATTTGACTTGATAAGGCGTGAATTTTCGACTCTCATCAATAGAACTGACCAAATAATCTTGGATATTCTCCAAACCTTCAATACTGTCACCAACAACTAttatttttatagattttcctaCTTCCAGAAGTGCTTCTTCGATATCCGCCAGTTTTTCTGTGTCAACGAATATGATAGAGGGCTTTGCCAGTTTAAGGAAAAATGCAATATCTTTTACGTTGAAAGTGACATCGATGGCGCTCATtgtaaaacccagaaaaagtcCTGCTAGATATGGCACAGAGGTATATTTTCCATTAGAGAGACAAACACATGCTATATCATTCTGATCTAGCCCTCTATCTTTAAGCTTCAAAGCGGTGCATATTGACATGTTGAGTAACTCTTCGAAAGTTTGTTTTTCTTCGGTTTTCTCaataatctgaaattcagaaggAAATCAACAGTATATATGTTTCAACAATATTTTGTTGCCTACTTGTGCTATTCTATTCCTGTGCCTATGCATGGCGTGAAATAGTTCGTATCCAAAACCATTGTCTGCAAGTTTTAAGCCTCTTGGATCTTTAATGATGTTCGGATGATTATCGTCATTGGCCACAGCTTGGTTTCAAACGTTTGTTATTGAAGTGCGGTCAAAAAAGATACTGTAGACAGAAAAATTCTGGACAGACCATGTTATATGTTTCCATGAACGAAGAAATAacgtttttgttgaagaataatataatatttgaaatagtGTAACGAACTGTGACACAGGAGGAGTCTTACAGCATACTGGAAAGCTCCAGAAAGAAGTCTAACAAATGTCAATAAGCGAGTCCCTAAaccataaaattaatttttttcccaaatgaGATTCAAATGTGCATCTTCTAAAGTATTTACATCTCGATACCTACATATTCAATAAGATGCATAAGTTAAATACGCACCTTTCAATCCCGAATTGTTTCTACCAAAATTACCCTGTCTTTGAGGGGAACATCTGAGACTCTTAAAAGCAGATCTTCTCAAAGTTGAGCAAATTGCAATTTTTCGTTTCTTcacaatttttcttcttctgaaGGTGCTACAAATACATCCTTTTATAACAGGATGATTTGCTTGTGCCCTAATCTTATTCCATCTTCCCTTTTCTTTATTCGTTTCCGTGGATGCATAACATGCTTTCCTCAAAAAATTATGACCTAGTGAAGATATTTGGCATCTTAGTTTGTTGAGAACATTGCGAAATTTATTGAATCTGTCGAGGTCTTTTTCTTCGATTTCCAATTCCCGACTTGTAGCAGCCATGAAGGCTGAAACTTCTTCTATACATACGAGCATATGAGTTATCATCGTTAACCATTGTTGTTGCAGGTCCATGATATTGGAGCTTGGAGCTTTTCAAAATGTTACATTTACACTGAATTAATACTCATATTGAATGACATATTTATTCAGTTTAGTTGAACTAGAGAAAAATTAAAACTCCATCgaaaattattcatgaattcATATCAGCTGAAATATTCTGTAGAATTTTCAGAGCTGAAATTTGTTTTGTGTAGACTGTAGGTACAGGGGAGACGAAATCAAACGAGGGTTTTAATGACAAAGGTTCTTAGGCAAAAAGAATGGCTGAGATGGGAACATTATTTGATAATGATATGATATATAATGACAAGACCTACTTATTTCGAATCGATTAGGTGACTATGTATATCAAGATATCCATGGGTTTAagttaattcaataattgaagggttcagagctgaagtgaaccaagtccattcagcctagttttgagatgaatggttTAGAAGTTGTtgatcaccaattaattcaaaagtgacttctttactTATTATTATACTTATGTAAGCATacgcttacattctaaccttttaaaatctgaagaagccattcatctcaaaactaggctgaatggacttggttcacttcagctctgaacccctcaattgATTGTTTTCTGCATGCCATACCTAAAACTGGAAAAATTTCTTCTACTTCTAGAATTGCAGTTCCAGTTTTGTCAATCCCATGAAATGGTTCAGGTCCAGAGTTTTAACCCCAATACCCTTCTTCATTTCCTGTCTACTGTCTTGGAGTGTTTCATAAGTTTATATTCGATTGAACATAAATTGTCTAATTTAGCGTATGAGGAACTATTTCAACCTATCATCCAACTACAATAATTTTTGAGATGACATCAAGCCAAAATCAAAAAAGAGTTGTGTAGGAGCAGTCAGGATGATATTTGAGCACGTATGGTCAGCTTTCTTGACCTTGAAATGATACAGAAGACATTTTTCAGGGGGTGAAATTTTGATAAAACCATTTATTTGAGATTTTATCTCATTAATGTATTCTATCCTCTTATCGGCCCTATGCATTGGAAATTTCTTTATCCGAATCGCAATCGAAAAGCTCTGTGTCGTCTCCTCTGCTGAATTAGTAGGTTTCCAGGTAACAAACTAAATCAGGACGGCCGGGGCCGTGATACGCGACCGGATGTGCCAAAACGGATGTGGCGTGCTGTGTTCGGACACGCAGTCTCCCCGCTTACTAAAATCGGCGCCTTTATTTACATCAAGTCACTCTTGATTGAATACCTACCTTAATAGCATCCAAGGCGATGGTTGATTATGCACTGGAAAATGAATAGGTAGTGACCCAAAATTACATTTCGGCGATAAGGTTGAGGCCTTCAACTTTCCGCGTACAGTCATTCTTCGAAATCAAGATCCAATACAGAAATATTTAGGAATGTATATAGAGAATGAAGTACATCGCAGGCCAACTCGAATAAGAGCCTATAGAACATTTTTTACAAAATGTTGGAGATCACCTGGAGGTAATCTGATCTAGTTTTTGACCACCTGGTGATTCTTGAACTTGGTTTTCAGCGCAACATTTGCAATTTTTGCCATTTTAACGATATAGACAGATGGATTGAATTTACTGGATCAAAGTACCATACTTTGTGTAGATGGTGTCAATGCTATGCTATAAATCAACATAAATCTTCTCAATTTCTCCCATCTAAGAAATCACCTACTCTATATCGAGCTGTATCAATCAGAAATGTTCTAATTGTTGATTGAGTGCCTTGAtttattcttgaaattttcaggcaATGTATTCCTCAATTCTAATTAGGGATAAGTAACATTCTTCTGCTGCTGttcatcaaaatatatttttcctgtAGTGTTATAATTAAATAATGTTCCAGTTGAATATAAAACTTATGCCTCGAAATGATCTGTCACAAATTCAACGGCCTGATATATGTATGAACTATGTAGCGTATTATATACGAGTGATTATTCAACATAGCAGATGCAAAGTGTTTTAGAACGAAAAGTATCTGATGCGGACGAAAAATACTGGCCATCAAAAATAGTCCACTTTTCGTTCGGGAATTAGTACGTAAAATTATCGCCATTTTAGAACTGGAAGGAAGCATTCATAAATTCAACATAAGCGATAAACAACCTTTAGAGCCAATATTTCTTATTCATATATCTTTTTTTACGTCAGGCCTAGATGTATGCCAAATgccagatgaaaaaaaaataaaaattttcaggaGATTGTAGATATCATGAAACTAGAATTAAATACCCGTTTATAAAATTGGTAAGAAGCCATTTATAACCAATCACCCTATTCTACTTTCCGAGTCTTTACCATGAAAATTCATGGGGATTGACCAAATAAACTCCTATCATTTCCAGCAACCATTTCTTTTGACTACTCGCAAATTTcaattacatttttttcattcatgggAAATGCAATTGAAAACTCCAAAAGAGTTTCTATTTATGTGTATTTTGATCTCTGGTGACCAACTCGTTTTACAGAAGCTCAGAAGAAGTATGCCAACCTTTATGAAATGTGTTATGCTTCTCGGTACACTAGCAAATTTTTCAAGAACTCCCTCTGTGTGAATAGAAAGTATAGCGAGGCCATTAATATGTGTTCTTCCTCAGATAAGTCTTTAGCTAGAGATAGTCCTTTCAACGGTAGGCTTGTACTTGAGAAAGCGTAATGAACTTTTGTCACATTTTTATAAAAAACTCTgcctttttttgaaaaacaagttTTTTCTGTTTCCACCATTTTTGCCAGAGCATAAACTCACTTCGCACTAATTTGTTAATGAGAGTTTTGATGCAAAATCTGAAACGATGATTTGTGAGGATGCAATTGTGTCTGTGCGAGCTAGGCCTCTGATGCCCCCCTTTCCTACATACGCCTCTGGCTCGCtgaaattattgatatttttatttttcaaaatttggatttgtgaaaataaaaataaaacgaagaCCAAGTGATATCAAAATATAATTCGTTTATCGATAACTGTGAACATTTCAAAAGGGTTCTCCTCATGATCTCACGATTCATTAgaacgatatacagggtgacaatttaagaCCTTGCCAGgtcaattatgtcgcgacaaggatgttttcagagaagatgccagaacaggtcaatttttattcggaggggggcatattttgagcagaattgtgagCCGAAATCTTTTCAACCCTAGGtataggggctatcacccctaaattcttaatagggaataaggGGTGAGATTAACCGCAATTGCAAGATCACTTGTccttctacatgaatactatggtttgcaaatttttattgattccttaaggagttacaggaggtgacaatttgaaaacttgccatgCCAATTATGttgcgacaaggatgttttcaaagaaaaacccGAAACAGGtgaatttttaaagggagggaaaatattttgagcaaaagtgtaagccgaaatctcctcaaaccttgTTGTAGGGGCTATcccccctaaattcttcatagggaatagagggtgagctaaacctcaattggaagacaatatgtccctctacataatactatagTTGTCCTCCAAtcgaggtatagctcaccctctattccctattaagaatttaggggtgagaACCCCTACatctaagattgaggagattttggcttacaatactgctagaaacatgtccgccccctccgaataaaaattgacctgttccgtcattttctttgaaaacatccttgtcgagacataattggcctggcaaattttcaaattgtcaacccctgtaactacttcaagaactcaataaaaatttgcaaaccatagtattcatgtagagggtcaagtgatctttcaattgaggtatagctcacctcctattccctattgagaatttaggggtgatagctcctacacctagggttgggGAGATTTCGGCTTGCAAatatgctcaaaatatgtcccatTACGAATACAAATTGACCTGGTCcggcattttttctgaaatcatccttgatGTGACATAATCGGACTGGCAAGTTtccaaattgtcaccctgtatgttcAGGAAgaataaactgaaatatttgaatcATATTACAACGATAAAATTTTTTCACTAGCGAACATCTATATTTACTTGAAAACGAGGGCTGAAGTCGCGAGCCACATCCGAGGGGAACCAGGAGGGCCGCAAGCCCGAGGCACAGCCGAGGCGTATCTGCCcgaaaaggtgaatctaccaatATAGGTAGATCTACGGGCTTACTAGTGATCCATTAAAACGATTTCTGTTTAGGAagagtaaactgaaatattcgAATCCTATTACaactatagagtcattcggggtaactgagcgcagtgggtaagtgtgcgcagtgcgtatatctcgactatgcaatgtatgaaagaggggttcatttcggtgaagcaagggcgcagaatcgccatattagtttttcataggagtgcgccgtgccacgtttctttaactttctatttgcaatcaatcaaattcactagttttcttgttaatttttagcatctctacacattctgccaggtccaagtttcgagtccctcagtgttaaacaatattttattagatcatgggcatattaatctaaatatataataaaaaattttatgttctcttagctgctcaactctataagaacgtcaattcaaattttggcttactgggaaaagtgtgcgcatagattcattatatgggcattagttcagtgaggaataaattatgacattgttgattttcttggtgaagactcgatcaatattgtcctatttgttcagaaaaatatgaagagccaccaacaggggaatgtatcaagtgttatgttcaccaagaattgtggcacgaacaataatgcactgcttgtaaaaaggcgcttctgtattgacaataaacagcatttctctaatattgtaacatttttatgacattattttgaaatttgttttgattgtgtggttcactaagcactgcgttcacttaccccgtgagggtgcgcacacttacccccaatacggggcatgtgaacgcactccgactttctctatcaaattcttttttgcggaaagaaaacgtttttgttagTTGGCTTTATGatgttttttcatattttagaaaattctctatcttatgaatatgtgttaattttcctagcttcaacatttggaacaggatatggcttgaaaggcaaaagtgcgcacagttgctccgaatgactctacatttCTCCACTAGCGAACATCTAGATTAACTCGAAAAATAGTTTTCCAACTATTCGATTCGGCTCGTAAAATCCACCGTCAAACCGAAGCAAAATCCGCAATCTACGTTTCTCATCGCGAAAAAAATCCCACAGAAGTGGAACGACGATTTTAACAACCTTTCGCTGAGGTTCGAACGGGCACTGACATAAAAAATCGGCATGTTAAATGGGGAAATTGATTCAACCATCGAACGAGATTATGTATTCGCGTGCGTCTCCTGGGGCCGTTTGTCACACGGGGAATTTCAGCTTCTTCTAGGCAAATCGACGACCTGGGGGGTGGATCGGTTCTATGGTAACTCTCCGGTAACTCTGAATTCCTGAAACGGCGGAGATTCGCTGAAATAGTCAGTCTGAAAGCCGAGTTTGTGCGCTGAAGTCTCAGACCGACCTCGTGGACTGTATCCTGTACCTTTTTGAGCGGTTTCCATCCGCGATGAACTTGAGTGTAGTGGTAGATGTTTAAAGGGTCGGAGATTTCAGAACGCGCGTGTTCTGGACCGCTTCGCGTTTTTATATTCGGCATCTCGATCAAATGGTAGATGAAATAACTTGAATTATGTCTACGGGTAAAAAGGGAGGGAAAGGACCTCCTAAACTAGGCAATGATAAGAAGGACTCCAATGACACAGGtatgaaaatgtgtgggagcTTTGAGGCTGCAGCCCCCCAaagatatcaaaaattcaatttttttcctagtTCAAACATTGAAGTTTTAACCGAATTTTATTCTCAATCAGTTCGttcagtgtacagggtgggcaaaattggtgctacctgaactacaattttttaacccaacgagaggaaaatgaatgtacaattaatgtcgtctttttttgagaaacttataatgccatcaactgcattcctctattttcttttgtttttgagttataagcctaaatttaaatttgggcgatttcaactttggccattatctccgtttctgtttgtgctaggaaaatgaagacattatacagacacttttttgatagcaatccagtggcgtactctgatttttttctacaggtttatttgctgagctataacataaagttgtgttctTCTTAtgacagtagtttaaaatgacttgaAAGAATCGCAATTTTGTTACCGTTTCAGAATTATATCATACATAGCCTttagtctttctaagtcattttaaacaactgttttcataagaaaaatacatCTCTATGTcaaagctcagcaaatatacctgttgtaaaaaatcatagtacgccactggattgctatcatcAAAGTGTctttataatgttttcatttcaacatcctagctcgtTTGAGCAAGgatgataatgaccaaagttgaaattttaattttgacctatgactcgaaaacaaaagaagatagagtgacgcagttgatggcattattttctcgaaaaaagacgaccgtaatgtgccatgcattttcctctatatcattgggttgaaaaagatgtaattcaggtatcaccaattttgcccatcctgtacagagtgggcaaattcgatttgtttgaatggcagctctgtaaccgcaAGAGCTAGGGAAacatggatggcacgtttccgacctcgattttcaaaagat
Above is a window of Coccinella septempunctata chromosome 5, icCocSept1.1, whole genome shotgun sequence DNA encoding:
- the LOC123314098 gene encoding 4-coumarate--CoA ligase 1-like, with protein sequence MHRHRNRIAQIIEKTEEKQTFEELLNMSICTALKLKDRGLDQNDIACVCLSNGKYTSVPYLAGLFLGFTMSAIDVTFNVKDIAFFLKLAKPSIIFVDTEKLADIEEALLEVGKSIKIIVVGDSIEGLENIQDYLVSSIDESRKFTPYQVKSMRENCAIFFSSGTSGYPKAICLSHFNLLYQIVYASVTCNLNDVLLSYTSFYWISGVILLGYCILTGSPRILPMPFDVSRFYKLLDKHKVIEVHFQVQIAFLGPHECIALIKSNKPEKIVTSSLKWIVAGGAALKEDAVSSLKCSFQSCNVIQSYGQTETAGPMFRWDITKPEDFELCIAKPASIGRPCGGIWYKVTDENTGSILGPYKTGEICIKSDTLIMNGYYRRDASECFDSNGWLKTGDLGYYDEYHCFYIMDRIKELIKYKGWHVPPLILENLLLKHPVVANAVVIGIPHPEDGEHPTGFIILEHGVDPASVNLQDISEFVNRQVDEKKHLRGGVVIVESFPLTVTGKVNRRILRDSLLRMNVIQKTK